One Mycolicibacter sp. MU0083 DNA window includes the following coding sequences:
- a CDS encoding glycosyltransferase, translating to MRVVVVAGPDPGHAIPAIALCKRFTAAGDTPTLLTGVKWLDTARAAGVDAAELLGLDPTAGDDDADDGAKLHHRAARMAVQNGDLLRALAPDLVVSDVITACGGMAAELLGIPWVELSPHPLYLPSKGLPPIGSGLAPGTGLRGRLRDAVMRSLTARSVRGGMRQRAEARIGIGLPGRDPGPLRRLIATLPALEVPRPDWPADAVVVGPLHFEPTDQVLDVPPGAGPLVVVAPSTAATGATGLAELALEHLVPGAGLPDGARVAVSRLSGPPLTLPPWAVAGLGRQDELLARADLLICGSGHGIVAKGLLAGVPLVVVPGGGDQWEIANRVARQGSGRLIRPLTGPALAEAAGEVLASSGYREAARRAAGSATDVADPVRVCHEALAGTG from the coding sequence ATGCGAGTGGTGGTGGTAGCCGGGCCCGACCCCGGTCACGCGATCCCGGCGATCGCGCTGTGCAAGCGCTTCACGGCCGCCGGCGACACGCCGACGCTGCTGACCGGCGTGAAGTGGCTCGACACCGCGCGCGCCGCCGGAGTGGACGCCGCCGAATTGCTCGGACTCGATCCCACCGCCGGTGACGACGACGCCGACGACGGTGCCAAGTTGCACCACCGGGCGGCGCGGATGGCGGTGCAGAACGGCGACCTACTGCGGGCCCTGGCACCGGATCTGGTGGTCTCCGACGTCATCACGGCCTGCGGGGGGATGGCCGCCGAACTGCTCGGTATCCCGTGGGTCGAGCTCAGCCCGCACCCGCTGTACCTGCCCTCGAAGGGGCTGCCGCCGATCGGCAGTGGCCTGGCGCCGGGTACCGGGCTGCGCGGCCGGTTGCGGGATGCGGTGATGCGGTCGCTGACGGCGCGGTCGGTGCGCGGCGGGATGCGTCAGCGCGCCGAAGCGCGGATCGGGATCGGACTGCCGGGTCGTGATCCGGGGCCGCTACGGCGTCTGATCGCCACGCTGCCCGCCCTCGAAGTACCCCGACCGGATTGGCCCGCCGACGCCGTCGTGGTGGGGCCGCTGCACTTCGAGCCGACCGATCAGGTGCTCGACGTGCCGCCGGGCGCCGGTCCGCTGGTGGTGGTGGCGCCGTCCACGGCGGCGACCGGCGCGACGGGCCTCGCCGAACTGGCGCTGGAACACCTGGTGCCCGGTGCCGGGCTGCCCGACGGTGCACGGGTGGCGGTGTCGAGGCTGAGCGGCCCGCCGCTGACCCTGCCGCCGTGGGCGGTCGCCGGGCTGGGGCGCCAAGATGAGCTGCTCGCGCGCGCCGACCTGCTGATCTGTGGCAGTGGACACGGGATCGTGGCGAAGGGGCTGCTGGCCGGGGTGCCGCTGGTGGTGGTGCCCGGCGGCGGTGATCAGTGGGAGATCGCCAATCGGGTGGCGCGCCAGGGCAGCGGTCGATTGATCCGGCCGCTGACCGGGCCGGCGCTGGCCGAGGCGGCGGGGGAGGTCTTGGCGTCGTCGGGCTACCGCGAGGCCGCGCGCCGGGCCGCCGGCAGTGCGACCGATGTCGCCGATCCGGTACGGGTGTGCCATGAAGCGTTGGCGGGCACTGGGTAG
- a CDS encoding DUF5313 domain-containing protein, protein MSESSKPARPSPIQYLRYCYGRPLPPELRDWVRNDLAGPGATVRMIMRALVPTTLILLPFWFFPADVMTRFTMTFPIWSMVILFAHALNKVWRKHMLRMHGLDPELADARKRQRDAHIHRSYEERYGPRPDSVDQRSDDI, encoded by the coding sequence GTGTCTGAGAGTTCGAAACCCGCACGTCCGAGTCCGATCCAGTATCTCCGCTACTGCTATGGCCGTCCGCTGCCGCCGGAGCTGCGGGACTGGGTCCGCAACGACCTGGCCGGCCCCGGTGCGACCGTCCGGATGATCATGCGTGCCCTGGTGCCGACGACGCTGATCCTGCTCCCGTTCTGGTTTTTCCCGGCCGACGTCATGACGCGATTCACCATGACGTTTCCGATCTGGTCCATGGTGATCCTGTTCGCGCATGCGCTCAACAAGGTGTGGCGCAAACACATGTTGCGGATGCACGGCCTCGACCCGGAGTTAGCCGATGCGCGCAAACGCCAGCGCGACGCCCACATCCACCGGTCCTACGAGGAGCGCTACGGTCCGCGCCCGGATTCGGTCGATCAGCGCAGCGACGACATCTAG
- the pspA gene encoding phage shock protein PspA, protein MANPFVKAWKYLMALFNSKIDEHADPKVQIQQAIEEAQRQHQALTQQAAQVIGNQRQLEMRLNRQLADIEKLQVNVRQALTLADQAAAGGDAAKATEYNNAAEAFAAQLVTAEQSVEDLKTLHDQALSAAMQAKKAVEQNAMVLQQKIAERTKLLSQLEQAKMQEQVSASLRSMSEIAAPGTTPSLDEVRDKIERRYANAIGAAELAQGSVQGRMIEIEQAGVQMAGHSRLEQIRASMRGESLPAGGTATAAGQAAPAAPKTDPTPENPLGR, encoded by the coding sequence ATGGCCAACCCGTTCGTCAAGGCGTGGAAGTACTTGATGGCGTTGTTCAACTCGAAGATCGACGAGCACGCCGATCCCAAGGTGCAGATCCAGCAGGCCATCGAGGAGGCACAGCGTCAGCACCAGGCACTGACCCAGCAGGCCGCGCAGGTCATCGGTAATCAGCGGCAGCTGGAGATGCGGCTGAACCGTCAGCTGGCCGACATCGAGAAACTTCAGGTCAACGTTCGCCAGGCGCTGACCCTGGCCGACCAGGCCGCCGCCGGCGGCGACGCGGCGAAGGCCACCGAATACAACAACGCCGCCGAGGCGTTCGCGGCGCAGCTGGTCACCGCCGAACAGAGTGTGGAAGACCTCAAGACCCTGCACGACCAGGCGTTGTCGGCGGCGATGCAGGCCAAGAAGGCGGTCGAGCAGAACGCCATGGTGCTGCAGCAGAAGATCGCCGAGCGCACCAAGCTGCTCAGCCAGCTCGAGCAGGCCAAGATGCAGGAGCAGGTCAGCGCGTCACTGCGGTCGATGAGTGAGATCGCCGCCCCCGGAACCACCCCGAGCCTCGACGAGGTCCGCGACAAGATCGAACGGCGTTACGCCAACGCGATCGGGGCCGCCGAGCTGGCGCAGGGGTCGGTGCAGGGCCGGATGATCGAGATCGAGCAGGCCGGTGTGCAGATGGCCGGCCACTCGCGGCTGGAACAGATCCGCGCCTCCATGCGGGGCGAGTCGCTGCCGGCCGGTGGAACCGCCACCGCTGCCGGACAGGCCGCCCCGGCGGCGCCGAAGACCGATCCCACCCCCGAGAACCCGTTGGGACGGTAA
- the recX gene encoding recombination regulator RecX has translation MTFCPPPSTSEPVEVDPAKRAEQAKSLCLRLLTARARTRAELAGQLAKRGYPDDVSERVLDRLAAAKLIDDVDFAEQWVRSRREHAGKGRKALAVELRTKGVAEDVIAGALEGIDAAAERDRAEQLVHAKLRRETLGGDDDLKVTRRLVAMLARRGYNPSMAYDVVSTELAAERERRRV, from the coding sequence ATGACGTTCTGCCCGCCCCCGTCGACTTCTGAGCCGGTCGAGGTCGATCCGGCCAAGCGCGCTGAGCAGGCGAAGTCGCTGTGTCTTCGCCTGCTCACCGCGCGGGCACGCACCCGCGCGGAGCTCGCCGGTCAACTGGCCAAGCGGGGATACCCCGATGACGTCAGCGAGCGGGTGCTCGATCGGTTGGCCGCGGCCAAACTGATCGACGACGTCGACTTCGCCGAACAGTGGGTGCGGTCCCGGCGGGAACACGCCGGCAAGGGCCGCAAAGCGCTGGCCGTCGAACTACGCACCAAAGGTGTCGCCGAAGACGTGATCGCCGGTGCCCTCGAAGGTATCGACGCCGCCGCCGAACGTGACCGAGCCGAACAGCTGGTGCACGCCAAGCTGCGCCGGGAGACCCTCGGCGGCGACGACGACCTCAAGGTCACCCGCCGGCTGGTGGCGATGCTCGCCCGGCGCGGCTACAACCCCTCGATGGCCTACGACGTGGTCAGCACCGAACTGGCCGCCGAGCGGGAACGCCGGAGGGTTTGA
- the clgR gene encoding transcriptional regulator ClgR, which yields MTTLLRESVGEVLRQARTTQGRTLREVSDSARVSLGYLSEVERGRKEASSELLNAICAALQIPLSTVLFDAGNRLARAERAQRPVAGAGVTRIDAGTKVVIPPVRTLASAASA from the coding sequence ATGACGACATTGCTGCGGGAGTCCGTCGGCGAGGTGTTGCGCCAGGCCCGGACCACGCAAGGACGCACCCTGCGGGAGGTGTCGGATTCGGCGCGGGTCAGTCTCGGCTACCTCTCCGAGGTGGAGCGGGGCCGTAAGGAAGCCTCGAGCGAGTTGCTCAACGCGATCTGTGCGGCGCTGCAGATCCCGCTGTCGACGGTGCTCTTCGACGCCGGGAACCGGTTGGCGCGCGCCGAGCGGGCACAGCGGCCGGTGGCCGGCGCCGGAGTCACCCGTATCGATGCCGGCACCAAGGTCGTCATTCCGCCGGTGCGCACTCTCGCTTCGGCGGCTTCGGCGTGA
- a CDS encoding TetR/AcrR family transcriptional regulator encodes MKRPEVVRDYGGISAADRRAERRSRLLAAGRQIWGESGISEVTVRGVCTAAGLTPRYFYEQFPNRDALFFAVSDDVRDQLLEAMVTAGVGNPGTLTEKLRSALTAFLDLIAADPFIHRIATSDLSAIPGLNEHRAGILDLITDAIVEHAPGVLDGRVPAPAELRRGALFIVGGVNQIIETWLDDPVETTTELAAICSDLSVALVRSIVQRG; translated from the coding sequence ATGAAACGCCCCGAGGTCGTGCGCGACTACGGCGGAATCAGCGCGGCCGACCGCCGCGCCGAGCGCCGTAGCAGGCTGCTGGCCGCCGGCCGTCAGATCTGGGGCGAATCGGGCATCAGCGAGGTCACCGTCCGCGGGGTGTGCACCGCGGCGGGACTGACGCCGCGCTACTTCTACGAGCAGTTCCCCAACCGCGACGCGCTGTTCTTCGCCGTCTCCGACGACGTCCGCGACCAACTGCTCGAGGCGATGGTCACCGCGGGGGTGGGTAACCCCGGGACCCTGACCGAAAAACTGCGGTCCGCGCTGACCGCCTTTCTGGACCTGATCGCCGCCGACCCCTTCATCCACCGCATCGCCACCAGCGACCTGTCGGCGATACCGGGCCTCAACGAGCACCGCGCCGGCATCCTCGACCTCATCACCGATGCCATCGTCGAACACGCCCCCGGGGTGCTCGACGGTCGGGTTCCCGCGCCCGCCGAACTACGCCGCGGTGCGTTGTTCATCGTCGGCGGCGTCAACCAGATCATCGAGACCTGGCTCGACGACCCGGTCGAGACCACCACCGAACTCGCCGCGATCTGTTCCGATCTCTCGGTGGCCCTGGTCCGCAGCATCGTGCAGCGCGGCTGA
- a CDS encoding limonene-1,2-epoxide hydrolase family protein, giving the protein MTEPTVESSAREATENIRVVETFLEALRDEDLDTAASALAEDVVYQNVGVPTIYGRAATIRVFRQLSGRGTFDVKIHRVAADGASVLTERTDALTFGPLRVQFWVCGVFEVRGGRITLWRDYFDFLDILKGTLRAVAATVFPALRPTF; this is encoded by the coding sequence ATGACCGAACCGACTGTCGAGTCCAGCGCACGCGAAGCCACCGAGAACATCCGCGTCGTGGAGACCTTCCTGGAGGCTCTGCGCGACGAGGATCTCGACACCGCGGCCTCCGCCCTGGCCGAGGACGTGGTGTACCAGAACGTCGGGGTGCCGACCATCTACGGCCGCGCCGCGACCATCCGGGTGTTCCGGCAGTTGTCGGGTCGCGGGACCTTCGACGTCAAGATCCACCGCGTCGCCGCCGACGGCGCCTCGGTGCTCACCGAGCGGACCGACGCGTTGACGTTCGGACCGCTGCGGGTGCAGTTCTGGGTCTGCGGGGTCTTCGAGGTGCGCGGCGGCCGGATCACGTTGTGGCGGGACTACTTCGACTTCCTGGACATCCTCAAGGGCACATTGCGGGCCGTGGCGGCAACCGTTTTCCCCGCGCTGCGCCCGACGTTCTAG
- the recA gene encoding recombinase RecA produces the protein MMAQAPDREKALELAMAQIDKNFGKGSVMRLGDEVRQPISVIPTGSIALDVALGIGGLPRGRVVEIYGPESSGKTTVALHAVANAQAAGGIAAFIDAEHALDPEYAKKLGVDTDSLLVSQPDTGEQALEIADTLIRSGALDILVIDSVAALVPRAEIEGEMGDSHVGLQARLMSQALRKMTGALNNSGTTAIFINQLREKIGVMFGSPETTTGGKALKFYASVRLDVRRIETLKDGTDAVGNRTRVKVVKNKVSPPFKQAEFDILYGRGISREGSLIDMGVDQGFIRKSGSWFTYDGEQLGQGKENARNYLLTNVDVANEIEKKIKEKLGIGAVLTDELADDVLPAPVDF, from the coding sequence ATCATGGCGCAAGCCCCCGATCGCGAAAAAGCACTCGAACTGGCGATGGCCCAGATCGACAAGAACTTCGGCAAAGGCTCGGTGATGCGCCTCGGAGACGAGGTGCGTCAGCCGATCTCGGTCATCCCGACCGGTTCGATCGCCCTGGACGTGGCGCTAGGCATCGGCGGCCTGCCCCGCGGCCGGGTCGTCGAGATCTACGGCCCGGAGTCCTCGGGTAAGACGACCGTGGCACTGCACGCGGTGGCCAACGCCCAGGCCGCCGGCGGGATCGCGGCGTTCATCGACGCCGAGCACGCCCTGGACCCCGAATACGCCAAGAAACTCGGCGTGGACACCGACTCGCTGCTGGTGTCCCAGCCCGACACCGGGGAGCAGGCGCTGGAGATCGCCGACACGCTGATCCGTTCCGGTGCCCTGGACATCCTGGTCATCGACTCGGTGGCCGCCCTGGTGCCGCGCGCGGAGATCGAAGGCGAGATGGGCGACAGTCACGTCGGCCTGCAGGCCCGGCTGATGAGCCAGGCGCTGCGGAAGATGACCGGCGCCCTGAACAATTCGGGCACCACCGCGATCTTCATCAACCAGCTGCGCGAGAAGATCGGGGTGATGTTCGGCAGCCCCGAAACCACCACGGGCGGAAAGGCGTTGAAGTTCTACGCGTCGGTGCGTCTGGACGTCCGACGGATCGAGACCCTCAAGGACGGCACCGACGCGGTCGGCAACCGCACCCGGGTCAAGGTCGTCAAGAACAAGGTGTCGCCGCCGTTCAAGCAGGCCGAGTTCGACATCCTCTACGGCCGGGGCATCTCCCGGGAGGGCTCGCTGATCGACATGGGTGTGGACCAGGGCTTCATCCGCAAGTCCGGGTCCTGGTTCACCTACGACGGCGAACAGCTGGGGCAGGGTAAGGAGAACGCCCGCAACTACCTGCTGACCAACGTCGATGTGGCCAATGAGATCGAAAAGAAGATCAAGGAGAAGCTCGGTATCGGCGCCGTGCTGACCGATGAGCTGGCCGATGACGTTCTGCCCGCCCCCGTCGACTTCTGA
- a CDS encoding oxygenase MpaB family protein, whose protein sequence is MNSPAQAIPARHPDKPGAVPIGIRLLAGALRIDQPSPERWRQIGADLTAGDEPMRRLVEWMSATEGARPIFERILAEGLAAVPDAPEPLREFFGEFEPIPDWVEMERVRRGQRALRRGGADGTYIARDVSFLGGYQFSSFNKTLLRTGVLEKGSNKRFAETLQWAMDVSGEGGLEPLGTGYRATIRVRLIHEYVRRHVAALPDWRGDEWGLPVNQTDMAATLVGALIAPPAGGLMLGLVLSPAELDDIAHLTRYVGWLMGVREDWLPHSFRDGVRILYQTLGALSAPDETTRQLAEPMADDPLEWHYGGLAGLRRRIARAQHLSLTSSFLGPRTMRKLGLPAFVLPWYPLLRMPVNLARSAAALLLPGGLDRAALRGRREQEAFMRTMMGAGDTTIGASAHVMQVA, encoded by the coding sequence ATGAACTCGCCTGCGCAGGCCATACCCGCTCGACACCCCGATAAGCCCGGCGCGGTTCCGATCGGCATCCGACTGCTGGCCGGAGCGTTGAGGATCGACCAGCCCAGTCCCGAGCGGTGGCGGCAGATCGGTGCGGACCTGACCGCCGGTGACGAACCGATGCGCCGACTGGTCGAGTGGATGTCGGCCACCGAGGGGGCGCGGCCCATCTTCGAGCGGATCCTGGCCGAGGGCCTGGCCGCAGTGCCGGATGCGCCCGAACCGCTGCGGGAGTTCTTCGGCGAGTTCGAACCGATCCCGGACTGGGTCGAGATGGAACGGGTGCGGCGCGGCCAGCGGGCGCTGCGGCGCGGCGGTGCCGACGGCACCTACATCGCCCGGGACGTGTCGTTCCTCGGCGGCTACCAGTTCTCCTCGTTCAACAAGACCCTGCTGCGCACCGGGGTGTTGGAGAAGGGCTCCAACAAGCGTTTCGCCGAGACCCTGCAATGGGCGATGGACGTCAGCGGCGAGGGGGGACTGGAACCGCTGGGGACCGGCTACCGGGCCACCATCCGGGTGCGGTTGATCCACGAATACGTCCGCCGCCATGTGGCCGCGCTGCCGGATTGGCGCGGTGACGAATGGGGGCTACCGGTCAACCAGACCGACATGGCCGCCACCCTGGTGGGTGCGCTGATCGCACCGCCGGCCGGTGGGCTGATGCTGGGACTGGTGCTGTCCCCGGCCGAACTCGACGACATCGCGCACCTGACCCGCTACGTCGGCTGGCTGATGGGCGTGCGCGAGGACTGGCTGCCGCACAGCTTCCGGGACGGTGTCCGCATCCTGTACCAAACCCTCGGCGCGCTCTCGGCGCCCGACGAGACCACCAGGCAACTGGCGGAGCCGATGGCCGACGACCCGCTGGAGTGGCACTATGGCGGCCTGGCCGGATTGCGGCGTCGCATCGCACGGGCCCAGCATCTGTCGTTGACCAGCAGCTTCCTGGGGCCGCGCACCATGCGCAAACTCGGGCTGCCGGCCTTCGTGCTGCCGTGGTACCCGCTGCTGCGGATGCCGGTGAATCTGGCCCGCAGCGCCGCGGCGCTGCTGCTGCCCGGTGGGCTCGACCGTGCTGCGCTACGTGGCCGGCGTGAGCAGGAGGCGTTCATGCGCACCATGATGGGCGCCGGCGACACCACCATCGGGGCGTCCGCGCACGTCATGCAGGTGGCCTGA
- a CDS encoding DUF3046 domain-containing protein: MRLTEFHERVASRFGAAYGTSVVSDHVLAAVGGRTAAQAIEDGVEPRDVWWALCTDFDVPRDQW; this comes from the coding sequence GTGCGCCTGACCGAATTCCATGAGCGCGTCGCCTCGCGTTTCGGTGCCGCCTACGGCACTTCGGTGGTCTCCGACCATGTGCTTGCCGCGGTGGGTGGGCGGACCGCCGCGCAGGCGATCGAGGACGGGGTGGAGCCGCGCGACGTGTGGTGGGCGCTGTGCACGGATTTCGACGTGCCGCGCGATCAGTGGTGA
- the pspM gene encoding phage shock envelope stress response protein PspM encodes MAAILGGSARHPLLQRAVDRASEIADIVADKLGSIADPRARLLRKRRWALRLGLFFTAACGFWILVTAVLASWSTPVWVLLITGLVAAGAAAPATLLLLRYRWLRSVPLPVQRAASVRRLPPPGSAARPAMYALGASERGMVSLLGVLERGRLLPEGEITELTAAVNRAASTMAATAAEVVSMERAVLHSAQSSAYLVPTINAFTAQLSAGVRQYNEMVTAAAQLVASANDGSVSTSGDPANSPMSQLRYREELAGATEKMLGWAAAFDELAELPRVV; translated from the coding sequence ATGGCCGCGATACTCGGAGGCAGCGCCCGGCACCCGTTGCTGCAGCGCGCGGTGGACCGGGCCAGTGAGATCGCCGACATCGTCGCCGACAAGCTGGGGTCGATCGCCGATCCCCGGGCCCGGCTGCTGCGCAAGCGCCGGTGGGCGCTGCGCCTGGGTCTGTTCTTCACCGCCGCCTGCGGGTTCTGGATACTGGTGACGGCCGTGCTCGCGTCGTGGTCCACCCCGGTGTGGGTGTTGCTGATCACCGGGTTGGTCGCGGCGGGGGCGGCGGCACCGGCGACGCTGCTGTTATTGCGGTACCGCTGGCTGCGTTCGGTGCCGCTGCCGGTGCAACGGGCCGCCTCGGTGCGTCGCCTGCCGCCGCCGGGGTCGGCGGCACGCCCGGCGATGTACGCACTCGGCGCCTCCGAACGCGGCATGGTGTCGCTGTTGGGTGTGCTGGAGCGCGGACGGTTGCTGCCCGAGGGTGAGATCACCGAACTGACGGCGGCGGTCAACCGCGCCGCGTCGACGATGGCGGCCACCGCGGCCGAGGTGGTGTCGATGGAGCGCGCCGTGCTGCACAGCGCGCAGTCGAGTGCGTATCTGGTGCCGACGATCAACGCGTTCACCGCCCAGCTCAGCGCCGGTGTTCGCCAGTACAACGAGATGGTCACCGCCGCAGCGCAATTGGTCGCCTCAGCCAACGATGGATCGGTATCGACGTCCGGCGATCCGGCGAACTCCCCGATGTCGCAGCTGCGGTACCGCGAGGAGTTGGCCGGCGCCACCGAGAAGATGCTGGGTTGGGCCGCGGCATTCGACGAACTGGCCGAGTTGCCGCGCGTGGTCTAG
- the pgsA gene encoding CDP-diacylglycerol--glycerol-3-phosphate 3-phosphatidyltransferase has product MSGQPQAGSAVTRVPVVNLANALTVLRMVLVPVFLLVLFADGGHEPRTRIVAFLIFAAAIVTDRLDGMLARNCGMVTDFGTMADPIADKALIGAALIGLSMLGDLWWWVTVLILAREVGITLLRFAVLHRGVIPASRGGKLKTLVQAVGIGLLILPLTGPWLVTAWAVMAAAVVLTVLTGADYIRSAVVDMRDGPRAG; this is encoded by the coding sequence GTGTCGGGACAGCCTCAAGCCGGTTCAGCGGTGACGCGTGTCCCCGTCGTCAATCTCGCCAACGCGTTGACCGTGTTGCGGATGGTGCTGGTACCCGTGTTCCTCCTGGTGCTGTTCGCCGACGGCGGCCACGAACCCAGGACCCGCATCGTGGCGTTCCTGATCTTCGCGGCGGCCATCGTCACCGACCGGCTCGACGGCATGCTGGCGCGCAACTGCGGCATGGTGACCGATTTCGGCACCATGGCCGACCCGATCGCCGACAAGGCGCTGATCGGCGCCGCACTGATCGGGTTGTCGATGCTCGGGGACCTGTGGTGGTGGGTGACCGTGCTGATCCTGGCCCGGGAGGTGGGGATCACCCTGCTGCGATTCGCGGTGCTGCACCGCGGGGTGATCCCGGCCAGCCGCGGCGGAAAACTCAAGACGTTGGTGCAGGCCGTGGGTATCGGGCTGCTGATCCTGCCGCTGACCGGGCCCTGGCTGGTGACCGCGTGGGCGGTGATGGCGGCGGCGGTGGTGCTGACGGTGTTGACCGGCGCCGACTACATCCGATCGGCGGTCGTCGATATGCGCGACGGGCCGCGCGCAGGCTGA
- a CDS encoding DUF421 domain-containing protein: MDWARLFAFDTPPSEIIIRGTVIYIAIYAMLRVVLKRESGTNGITDLIVVVLIADAAQNGMAGGYRSISDGILLVGVIIGWSYLLNWMAHRWPGVARLLRPGPLLVIHDGKFLDGNMRKEMITEEQVREQARKQGIADLSLVREGRMESDGQFSFLIGAIHGTRNMVRD, translated from the coding sequence GTGGATTGGGCACGACTTTTCGCTTTCGATACCCCGCCGTCGGAGATCATCATCCGCGGAACCGTCATCTACATCGCGATCTACGCGATGCTGCGGGTGGTATTGAAACGTGAGTCGGGTACCAACGGCATCACCGATCTGATCGTCGTGGTGCTGATCGCCGATGCGGCGCAGAACGGGATGGCGGGCGGCTACCGGTCGATCAGCGACGGGATCCTGCTGGTCGGGGTGATCATCGGCTGGTCCTACCTGCTCAACTGGATGGCGCACCGGTGGCCCGGTGTGGCGAGGCTGCTGCGGCCGGGGCCGCTGCTGGTGATCCACGACGGCAAATTCCTCGACGGCAATATGCGCAAAGAGATGATCACCGAAGAACAGGTTCGCGAGCAGGCCCGCAAACAGGGAATAGCGGACCTATCCCTGGTCCGCGAGGGGCGAATGGAATCCGACGGGCAGTTCAGCTTCCTGATCGGCGCCATTCACGGCACCCGAAATATGGTGCGCGACTAA
- a CDS encoding amino-acid N-acetyltransferase — MRNRYCAAVNLAADPPAGRPLVRRARTSDVPAIKKLVDIYAGKILLEKNLVTLYEAVQEFWVAEDADQRVVGCGALHVLWSDLGEVRTIAVDPTMTGRGIGHAIVDRLLQVARDLQLQRLFVLTFETEFFARHGFAEIDGTPVTAEVFAEMQRSYDVGVAEFLDLSYVKPNTLGNTRMLLIL; from the coding sequence ATGAGAAACCGATACTGTGCAGCTGTGAATCTTGCCGCGGATCCCCCGGCTGGACGACCCCTGGTACGACGCGCGCGCACCTCGGACGTCCCGGCGATCAAGAAGCTGGTGGACATCTACGCCGGCAAAATCCTGCTGGAGAAGAACCTGGTGACCCTGTATGAGGCGGTCCAGGAGTTCTGGGTCGCCGAGGACGCCGACCAGCGGGTGGTGGGGTGCGGTGCGCTGCACGTGCTGTGGTCGGATCTCGGCGAGGTGCGCACCATCGCGGTCGATCCGACCATGACCGGCCGCGGAATCGGGCACGCCATCGTCGATCGGCTGTTGCAGGTCGCCCGCGATCTGCAGTTGCAGCGCCTGTTCGTGTTGACCTTCGAGACCGAGTTCTTCGCCCGGCACGGCTTCGCCGAGATCGACGGCACACCGGTCACCGCCGAAGTGTTCGCGGAGATGCAGCGCTCCTACGACGTCGGCGTCGCCGAATTCCTGGACCTGAGCTACGTCAAGCCCAACACACTGGGCAACACCCGGATGCTGTTGATCCTGTGA